In Bacteroidota bacterium, a single genomic region encodes these proteins:
- the porV gene encoding type IX secretion system outer membrane channel protein PorV — protein MKHQKITGIVLLLSMCSGLNLLAQSNKISTDELSGKVNTVTTAVPFLMIGPDSRAGAMGDAGVATSPDANSIHWNPSKLAFVDKKMGLSLSYTPWLRNLVGDINLAYLAGYYKVGKDATLAASLKYFSLGDITFTDIVGETIGNFKPHESAFDLAYARKLSDNFSGGLAIRYISSDLTNGITLASGGSTKVGRTVAADISGYYNNDKIKIGEKKGVVNVGLNISNIGGKISYTETAQRDFIPINMRLGAGLKIIADEYNTIAFTVEAGKLLTPTAPLYAYDSTGAYIYDSDGNKTIEKGQDPNRPIVSGMLGSFNDAPGGGKEELKEVTLAGGLEYWYDNLLAIRAGYFNEAATKGNRKYFTLGVGVKYSAFGLDFSYLIPTVQNNPLQNTLRFTLLFNFDKKAVKDVPTEESN, from the coding sequence ATGAAACATCAAAAGATAACCGGGATTGTTTTATTGCTTAGCATGTGTTCGGGATTGAACTTGCTGGCGCAAAGCAATAAAATTAGCACAGATGAGCTTTCGGGAAAAGTCAATACAGTTACAACAGCCGTTCCATTTTTAATGATTGGTCCTGATTCGAGGGCAGGTGCTATGGGTGATGCAGGGGTGGCTACTTCACCAGATGCAAACTCAATACATTGGAATCCTTCCAAACTTGCATTTGTGGACAAAAAAATGGGACTTAGCTTATCCTATACACCATGGTTAAGGAATTTGGTTGGGGATATTAACTTAGCCTATTTAGCCGGTTATTATAAAGTAGGTAAAGATGCAACACTTGCTGCCTCATTAAAGTATTTTTCATTGGGAGACATTACCTTTACCGATATTGTTGGTGAAACCATAGGGAATTTCAAACCTCATGAATCCGCATTTGATTTAGCATACGCGCGAAAACTCTCTGATAATTTTTCAGGGGGCTTGGCCATTCGTTATATCTCTTCGGATTTAACCAACGGGATTACTTTAGCAAGCGGTGGATCAACAAAAGTGGGAAGAACTGTTGCTGCTGATATTTCGGGGTATTACAACAATGATAAAATTAAAATTGGTGAGAAAAAAGGAGTAGTGAATGTTGGGTTAAATATTTCGAACATCGGAGGAAAGATTTCATATACAGAAACGGCACAACGGGATTTTATTCCAATTAACATGCGACTTGGAGCCGGATTAAAAATTATTGCTGACGAATATAATACCATTGCATTTACCGTTGAAGCAGGCAAATTACTGACCCCAACCGCACCACTTTATGCGTATGATAGTACAGGTGCTTATATTTATGATTCGGATGGGAATAAAACCATTGAAAAGGGGCAAGATCCTAATCGACCAATTGTATCGGGAATGCTTGGTTCCTTTAATGATGCACCGGGTGGAGGAAAAGAAGAGTTAAAAGAAGTTACGCTTGCCGGTGGTTTAGAATACTGGTATGACAATTTGTTGGCAATTCGTGCGGGTTATTTTAATGAAGCTGCCACCAAAGGAAACCGTAAGTATTTCACCTTAGGTGTAGGTGTTAAATACAGTGCATTTGGGCTCGATTTTTCTTACTTAATTCCTACTGTTCAAAACAATCCGCTGCAAAACACATTACGTTTTACACTGCTATTCAACTTTGATAAAAAAGCAGTTAAGGATGTTCCTACAGAAGAAAGCAATTAA
- the porU gene encoding type IX secretion system sortase PorU: MKTKIIAAIAICFFTNSLIAQNLYNRKLIWESNKSEQIGTNDHVSFMSFVGAQYTGDLLPQFSEIVDLPNGSTSVSVELLNAQFEAIDASNLSDFKNLGKLEPQVKLEYSIEYEKKLPKAVISLVPLRLNPENGQIERLVSFTLSVSPLSSNSSSKKTSFSYAANSVLASGNWFKFGLTQDGVYKLSYSFLKQLGLPIDSINPKNIRVYGNGGKMLSYSNAAFRYDDLQENAVEVIGDSDNRMDTADYILLYGQGTSRWNYTAADQKYHHQLHLFSDTNYYFITYGNTSGKRIQVQPSDQAQATGTSASFDDYAFHEIESVNFIKTGRNWYGENFGIVNYYSFNFSFPNIDLSSNVYLKADVMAKSAPASSFSINCQNGSIFLQPAAEIPTCYYCDYALPASGSTVFQPNSANFDVGVTFNKSAAALSASGWLNYLELNARRFLTMTGNQMQFRDMQSVGPGKVTDFTLSSAPSNFKIWDVSDIINVKQQQTLVSGNNQTFRLETDVLREFIAFNESSFLTPSAFGKIENQNLHNLSAADLIIITHPLFLPEAQQLADFHKNHDTLSTVVVTPQEIYNEFSSGMQDISALKHFVKMFYDKATSAVDMPQYLLLFGDGSYDNRTRNTVTNTNFIPTYESDNSTDQTKSYVSDDFYGLLDDTESDGLAQLMDVGIGRLPAKTRAEAQAMLNKIINYENGAPTNSEVSTSNTNADWKNVVCFVADDEDGNTHLSDAETISTYVDTNYRNINIDKIYFDAYKQVSTAGGERYPEVTAAINQRVESGALILNYTGHGGETGWAHERVLDVSTINAWDNTTRLPLFVTATCEFSRFDDPARTSAGEDVLLNPVGGGIGLLTTTRLVYSNPNFVLNYNFYKTVFKPVAGKMPHLGDVIKTTKNLSVSAASSNHRNFTLLGDPALRLSYPHQSIKTSTLNTQTISVTADTMKALSKVTITGQMQDKLGNKLSNYNGVIYPTVFDKSRAITTQSNNTTSPKKTFYLQKSVVYKGKVSVINGDFSFTFIVPKDIAFNYGRGRLSYYADNGVTDASGYNEDFIIGGNASNIEPDNEGPAVSLFMNNEKFVYGGITNENPLLFAKVEDKNGINTVGNGIGHDIVSVLDESTDKAIVLNDYYQSELDSYQKGTVRYQLSNLGEGNHTLTLKVWDVYNNSSLSRTEFTVAKSAKLALERVFNYPNPFTTSTNFYFQHNQADNGMNVQIQIFTVSGKCIKTIEQFVRTEGFSSESIHWDGLDDFGDKIGKGVYIYRLKAIDSTGGKADKFEKLVILN, encoded by the coding sequence ATGAAAACAAAAATAATTGCTGCCATAGCCATTTGCTTTTTTACCAATTCATTAATCGCACAAAACTTGTATAATCGCAAGCTTATATGGGAAAGCAACAAATCAGAGCAGATTGGAACCAATGACCATGTATCGTTTATGTCCTTTGTTGGTGCCCAGTATACCGGTGATTTATTGCCCCAATTCAGCGAAATAGTTGATTTACCAAATGGAAGCACTTCGGTTAGTGTTGAATTATTGAATGCACAATTCGAAGCAATAGATGCATCCAACTTAAGCGATTTTAAAAATCTAGGCAAATTAGAGCCACAAGTTAAACTGGAGTACAGTATTGAATATGAGAAGAAATTGCCAAAAGCTGTTATTTCTTTGGTTCCGCTGCGACTTAATCCCGAAAATGGTCAAATTGAGCGATTAGTTTCGTTTACGCTTTCAGTTAGCCCTTTGTCAAGCAATTCCTCTTCAAAAAAGACAAGCTTTAGTTATGCTGCGAATTCGGTATTGGCAAGTGGTAATTGGTTTAAGTTTGGACTCACCCAAGACGGAGTTTATAAATTAAGCTATAGTTTCTTAAAGCAGCTGGGATTGCCAATTGATTCTATAAATCCTAAAAACATTCGTGTTTACGGAAATGGTGGCAAAATGCTTTCCTATTCCAATGCAGCATTTAGGTATGATGATTTGCAAGAAAATGCGGTTGAAGTAATTGGAGATTCAGATAACAGAATGGATACTGCTGATTATATTTTACTTTATGGACAAGGTACTTCACGCTGGAATTATACAGCTGCCGATCAGAAGTATCATCACCAATTGCATTTATTTTCGGATACCAATTACTACTTTATAACCTACGGCAATACTAGCGGCAAACGAATTCAAGTTCAACCCTCTGATCAGGCTCAAGCAACCGGAACAAGTGCATCCTTTGATGATTATGCTTTTCATGAAATTGAATCCGTGAACTTCATTAAAACAGGTCGAAATTGGTACGGTGAGAATTTTGGAATCGTAAATTATTATTCTTTTAATTTTTCGTTTCCGAATATTGATTTATCTAGCAATGTTTATTTGAAAGCGGATGTAATGGCCAAATCCGCCCCAGCCTCGAGTTTCAGTATTAATTGCCAAAATGGAAGCATTTTTTTACAACCGGCTGCAGAGATTCCTACTTGTTATTATTGCGACTATGCATTACCGGCAAGTGGAAGTACGGTATTTCAGCCCAATTCTGCCAACTTTGATGTGGGAGTTACTTTTAATAAATCGGCTGCTGCTTTATCTGCAAGTGGTTGGTTGAATTACCTTGAATTAAACGCAAGAAGATTTTTAACGATGACTGGAAACCAAATGCAGTTTAGGGATATGCAATCGGTGGGACCAGGAAAGGTTACTGATTTTACCTTGAGTAGTGCACCGTCAAATTTCAAGATATGGGATGTTAGCGATATAATTAATGTGAAACAACAGCAAACACTGGTGAGTGGTAATAATCAGACATTTAGATTGGAAACAGATGTCTTGAGAGAATTCATTGCCTTTAATGAATCATCCTTTCTCACACCAAGTGCCTTTGGAAAAATTGAGAATCAAAATTTGCATAATTTAAGTGCAGCCGATTTAATCATTATTACGCATCCATTGTTCCTGCCTGAAGCACAACAATTAGCTGATTTCCATAAAAATCATGATACGCTTTCCACTGTAGTGGTAACCCCGCAAGAAATTTACAATGAGTTTTCGAGTGGAATGCAGGACATTTCGGCATTAAAACATTTTGTAAAGATGTTTTATGATAAAGCTACTTCAGCAGTTGATATGCCGCAGTATTTATTGCTTTTTGGAGATGGATCTTATGATAACCGAACGCGTAATACTGTAACCAATACAAATTTTATCCCTACGTATGAATCAGATAATTCTACGGATCAAACAAAATCCTATGTATCGGATGACTTTTATGGCTTGTTGGATGATACAGAGAGTGATGGTTTGGCGCAGCTGATGGATGTTGGAATTGGCAGATTGCCTGCAAAAACGCGAGCAGAAGCTCAAGCCATGCTTAACAAAATAATAAACTATGAAAACGGAGCACCTACAAACTCCGAAGTCTCTACAAGTAATACAAATGCAGATTGGAAAAACGTGGTGTGTTTTGTTGCAGATGATGAAGATGGAAATACACATTTATCAGATGCTGAAACAATTTCCACTTATGTGGATACCAATTATCGAAATATTAATATTGATAAGATTTATTTTGACGCTTACAAACAGGTTTCAACTGCAGGTGGAGAGCGTTATCCGGAAGTAACTGCCGCTATAAATCAGCGGGTAGAAAGCGGTGCTTTAATTTTAAATTATACCGGTCATGGCGGAGAAACGGGTTGGGCACATGAACGTGTGCTTGACGTTTCAACAATAAATGCCTGGGACAATACTACTCGATTACCTTTATTTGTAACTGCTACTTGCGAATTCAGTCGTTTCGATGATCCTGCAAGAACTTCTGCCGGAGAGGATGTTTTATTGAATCCGGTTGGGGGTGGAATTGGATTGCTTACAACCACTCGATTGGTGTATTCGAATCCAAATTTTGTTTTAAACTACAATTTTTACAAAACGGTATTTAAGCCCGTTGCAGGAAAAATGCCCCATTTAGGTGATGTCATCAAAACAACTAAAAATTTAAGTGTTTCTGCAGCAAGTTCAAACCACAGAAATTTTACTTTGCTTGGCGATCCAGCTTTGCGGTTATCCTATCCGCATCAAAGTATTAAAACATCCACTTTAAATACTCAAACCATATCAGTAACTGCCGATACCATGAAAGCTTTATCAAAAGTTACCATAACCGGGCAAATGCAGGATAAATTGGGAAATAAATTGAGTAATTATAATGGTGTAATTTATCCTACTGTATTTGATAAATCTCGCGCCATTACTACACAATCAAACAACACTACGAGTCCAAAGAAAACTTTTTATTTACAGAAAAGTGTTGTTTACAAAGGAAAAGTAAGTGTTATTAACGGAGATTTTTCGTTTACATTTATTGTTCCCAAAGATATTGCATTTAATTATGGCCGTGGTCGTTTGAGCTATTATGCCGATAATGGAGTAACGGATGCCAGTGGGTATAACGAAGATTTTATAATAGGTGGAAATGCTTCAAATATTGAACCCGATAATGAAGGTCCGGCTGTTAGTTTGTTTATGAATAATGAGAAATTTGTATACGGTGGCATCACCAATGAAAATCCATTGCTTTTTGCTAAAGTGGAAGACAAGAACGGAATCAATACAGTTGGAAATGGTATAGGACATGATATTGTTTCGGTGCTGGATGAAAGCACAGACAAAGCAATTGTGTTGAACGATTATTATCAATCGGAGCTGGATAGCTACCAGAAAGGAACAGTGCGGTATCAGCTCAGTAATTTGGGTGAAGGCAATCACACGTTAACACTTAAGGTGTGGGATGTGTACAATAATTCATCTCTATCACGCACAGAGTTTACTGTTGCTAAATCAGCTAAATTAGCCCTTGAAAGGGTTTTCAATTATCCCAATCCATTTACAACCAGTACCAATTTTTATTTTCAGCACAATCAGGCAGATAATGGTATGAATGTTCAAATTCAAATTTTTACCGTTAGTGGCAAATGCATTAAAACAATTGAGCAATTTGTGCGCACCGAAGGGTTTTCCTCTGAGTCGATTCATTGGGATGGTTTAGATGATTTTGGTGACAAAATCGGGAAAGGAGTATATATTTATCGATTGAAAGCAATTGACTCCACAGGAGGGAAGGCCGACAAGTTCGAAAAGCTGGTAATTCTGAACTAA